A section of the Clostridium sp. TW13 genome encodes:
- a CDS encoding glycosyltransferase family protein, with translation MKVLCIVQARMGSSRLPGKVMKDLMGKPMITYTLEALKRSRYIDEVILATSNKSIDDPLAEYVKTLGIEVFRGDEDNVLERYKLASDKYKGDVIVRVTGDCPLINPIICDNVITHYLMYNYDYVRLDVPNTFQRGFDTEVFSKESLEKVYSIACSNENIHRTEYSQFREHVTLYIYNHKEEFKVGVVKGEQDYLKNKEINLSVDTEEDFKLVGLTM, from the coding sequence ATGAAGGTTTTATGTATTGTTCAAGCAAGAATGGGATCTAGCAGATTACCAGGAAAGGTAATGAAGGATCTTATGGGAAAACCTATGATTACTTATACCTTAGAAGCATTAAAAAGAAGCAGATATATAGATGAGGTCATTTTAGCAACTTCGAATAAGAGTATAGATGATCCTTTAGCTGAGTATGTGAAAACTTTAGGTATAGAAGTTTTTAGAGGTGATGAAGACAATGTACTTGAAAGATATAAGCTTGCTTCTGATAAGTATAAAGGTGATGTAATTGTAAGGGTGACTGGAGATTGTCCATTGATAAATCCAATAATTTGTGATAACGTTATAACTCACTATCTAATGTATAATTATGATTATGTTAGACTAGATGTACCTAATACCTTCCAAAGGGGCTTTGATACAGAAGTTTTCTCAAAGGAAAGTTTAGAAAAGGTATATTCTATTGCTTGTAGCAATGAAAATATACATAGAACTGAATACTCTCAATTTAGAGAACATGTAACTTTATATATCTATAATCACAAAGAGGAGTTTAAGGTTGGAGTAGTTAAAGGTGAACAAGACTATCTTAAGAATAAAGAAATAAATTTAAGTGTGGATACAGAAGAAGATTTTAAACTAGTTGGGTTAACTATGTAG
- a CDS encoding motility associated factor glycosyltransferase family protein, giving the protein MELEKSKTGVLTMRYNNKYIHSKYDPIKESEQFVVNNIHFIKNNIIVIYGLGLGYHINCILNYITDGTKIYIFEWNKDLIEACKMVNADLFIEKNIKIISGTQKDFYEKLSSYLEKVNDIIVHKPSLETISETNDKLYMLIKGYLITKQWIKDNGSLLEENYIYNSKINAKSIKELIDDFTQVNSHKPYIIVAAGPSLDFDLDLLKENRERFNIISVGSALRSLMNKGIKPDAVVIIDGKEIVKNQLRDYENSGISLCFLSTASRWAVEAYNGPRYIFYNSVGEDEVIIRTGKTVAVAAIDIALKSGAQEIILLGQDLAFLENKSHTETFEATYGFKDVIRKSGVNKFVKSIDGKMLETTEGYLYFKAQIELIINESKSISFINCSKGALIDGAVHMSLSQYLNNYIKE; this is encoded by the coding sequence ATGGAGTTAGAGAAAAGCAAAACAGGAGTGCTTACAATGAGATATAACAATAAATATATACATAGTAAGTATGATCCCATTAAGGAAAGTGAACAATTTGTTGTAAATAATATTCACTTTATTAAAAATAATATAATCGTAATATATGGATTAGGATTAGGTTATCATATTAATTGTATTTTGAATTATATTACAGATGGCACTAAGATATATATATTTGAATGGAACAAAGATTTAATTGAGGCTTGTAAGATGGTAAATGCAGATTTGTTTATAGAGAAAAATATAAAAATAATTAGTGGTACTCAAAAGGATTTCTACGAAAAACTTTCTTCATATTTAGAGAAAGTTAATGATATTATAGTGCATAAGCCATCCTTGGAAACAATTAGTGAAACTAATGATAAATTATACATGTTAATCAAAGGATATTTGATTACTAAACAATGGATTAAGGATAATGGCAGTTTATTAGAAGAAAATTATATTTATAACAGTAAGATTAATGCTAAGAGCATTAAAGAACTAATAGATGATTTTACACAAGTAAATAGTCATAAGCCTTATATAATAGTAGCAGCAGGACCTTCTTTAGATTTTGATTTAGATTTATTAAAAGAAAATAGAGAAAGATTCAATATTATTTCAGTAGGAAGTGCTTTGAGAAGTTTGATGAATAAAGGAATAAAACCAGATGCAGTTGTCATAATCGATGGGAAAGAAATTGTGAAAAATCAATTGAGGGATTATGAAAATAGTGGTATCTCGTTATGCTTTTTATCAACAGCTTCTAGATGGGCTGTAGAAGCCTATAATGGTCCTAGATATATTTTTTATAATAGTGTTGGAGAAGATGAAGTAATAATAAGAACAGGAAAAACAGTTGCAGTAGCTGCGATTGATATAGCATTAAAATCTGGTGCACAGGAAATAATATTATTAGGTCAAGATTTAGCTTTCTTAGAAAACAAATCTCATACAGAAACCTTTGAAGCAACCTATGGATTTAAAGATGTTATCAGAAAATCTGGTGTGAATAAATTTGTTAAAAGTATTGATGGAAAGATGTTAGAAACAACAGAAGGATATCTTTATTTTAAAGCACAGATAGAACTTATTATAAATGAAAGTAAATCTATAAGTTTCATTAACTGTAGTAAGGGAGCTCTTATTGATGGAGCGGTTCATATGTCATTAAGTCAGTATTTAAATAATTACATTAAAGAATAA
- the pseB gene encoding UDP-N-acetylglucosamine 4,6-dehydratase (inverting) — MFEDKAILVTGGTGSFGNRFTERVLREYNPKKIIIYSRDEFKQDVMKKKFSIMFPDKVHKLRFFIGDVRDKERLYRAFDGVDYVVHSAAMKQVPACEYNPFEAIKTNIHGAQNIVDAAIDCKVKKVVALSTDKAVNPINLYGGTKLVSDKLFISGNAYSGGAGTIFSIVRYGNVAGSRGSVIPFFKELIEAGKRELPITDYGMTRFWITLDQGVDLVFKALKEARGGETYISKIPSFKITDLAKAMLNDVEMKEVGIREGEKLHEVMVTKDDSRNTYEYEKHYIIYPVFDWWNSINYMTPGGEKVEDGFEYNSGTNSQWLSVEELRHELNILGLYQYPKYN, encoded by the coding sequence ATGTTTGAAGATAAAGCGATACTTGTTACAGGTGGCACAGGATCATTTGGAAATAGATTTACAGAAAGAGTGCTAAGAGAGTACAATCCAAAGAAGATAATAATTTATTCAAGAGATGAGTTTAAGCAAGATGTGATGAAAAAAAAGTTTTCAATTATGTTTCCTGATAAAGTACATAAATTAAGATTTTTTATTGGTGATGTAAGAGATAAAGAAAGACTTTATAGAGCATTTGATGGAGTGGATTATGTTGTTCATTCAGCTGCAATGAAGCAAGTTCCAGCTTGTGAATATAATCCTTTTGAAGCTATAAAAACTAATATTCATGGAGCTCAAAATATAGTGGATGCAGCTATAGATTGTAAGGTTAAGAAGGTAGTAGCACTTTCTACTGATAAGGCAGTTAACCCTATCAATTTATATGGAGGTACAAAGCTAGTATCAGATAAGTTATTTATATCAGGTAATGCTTACTCTGGTGGAGCTGGTACTATATTTTCTATTGTTAGATATGGAAATGTTGCAGGAAGTAGAGGATCTGTAATTCCATTCTTTAAGGAATTGATTGAAGCAGGTAAGAGAGAACTTCCTATAACTGATTATGGTATGACTAGATTTTGGATAACTTTAGATCAAGGTGTAGACTTAGTTTTTAAGGCTCTTAAAGAAGCTAGAGGCGGAGAAACTTATATATCTAAAATACCTTCATTTAAGATTACTGACCTAGCAAAGGCTATGCTTAATGATGTGGAAATGAAGGAAGTTGGTATTAGAGAAGGAGAAAAGTTACATGAAGTTATGGTAACTAAAGATGATTCTCGAAATACTTACGAATATGAAAAGCACTATATTATCTATCCTGTTTTTGATTGGTGGAATTCTATTAATTATATGACACCAGGCGGTGAAAAAGTGGAGGATGGCTTTGAATATAATTCAGGAACAAACTCACAATGGTTGTCTGTTGAAGAATTAAGACATGAGTTAAATATTCTTGGTTTATATCAATACCCAAAATACAACTAA
- a CDS encoding ATP-grasp domain-containing protein, producing the protein MNILITSIGKRVQLIKYLKQYFNIIGVDAGELTPAKSFVDKFYKIPKASEEDKYINSLLAICKEEKVDVLVPLYEGEFKILCEKRKCFGDLGTLLLLSSKQVLDICKDKYYTYEYFKKTDVKVPKVYAQEEIAGAELPVIIKPKDGMGSSNVFKANNIREVQFFSQYVKNSIVQQYIEGEEYTVDALVDLSGNPVYIVPRKRLEVRAGEVVKSSTTRDVEIINETVKVIKHLNTAKDSVGLAAVGPLTIQFFRDKNNEIYLLEINPRFGGGVPLSFKAGADYGMAIMSIKDGKKLKYVDEFDEVTMLRYDEAIYIE; encoded by the coding sequence ATGAATATTTTAATAACTTCTATTGGAAAGAGAGTTCAATTAATAAAGTATTTAAAGCAATATTTCAATATAATAGGGGTGGATGCTGGAGAATTAACTCCAGCTAAATCTTTTGTTGATAAATTTTATAAAATTCCTAAAGCTAGTGAAGAAGATAAATATATTAATAGTCTATTAGCTATATGTAAAGAAGAAAAAGTAGATGTGTTAGTACCTTTATATGAAGGAGAATTTAAAATTTTATGTGAAAAAAGAAAATGCTTTGGAGATTTAGGGACTTTACTTTTATTAAGTAGTAAACAAGTATTAGATATATGTAAGGATAAATATTACACGTATGAATACTTTAAAAAAACAGATGTAAAAGTACCTAAGGTATATGCACAAGAGGAAATTGCTGGTGCAGAATTACCTGTAATAATAAAGCCTAAGGACGGAATGGGAAGTTCTAATGTTTTTAAAGCAAATAATATTAGGGAAGTACAGTTTTTTAGTCAATACGTTAAGAATTCTATAGTACAACAATACATAGAAGGCGAAGAATATACTGTTGATGCACTAGTAGATTTGAGTGGAAATCCAGTATATATAGTCCCTAGAAAAAGACTTGAAGTAAGAGCAGGTGAAGTTGTAAAGAGTTCCACTACAAGAGATGTAGAAATTATAAATGAAACTGTGAAGGTAATTAAACATCTTAATACTGCAAAGGATAGTGTTGGTTTGGCAGCTGTGGGACCACTGACAATACAATTTTTTAGAGATAAAAACAATGAAATATATTTATTAGAGATTAACCCTCGGTTTGGTGGAGGAGTTCCTCTTTCTTTTAAAGCAGGAGCAGATTATGGCATGGCAATAATGTCAATAAAAGATGGTAAAAAGTTAAAATATGTAGATGAATTTGATGAAGTTACAATGCTTAGATACGATGAAGCAATTTATATTGAGTAG
- a CDS encoding HAD family hydrolase, which translates to MIKALIFDLDDTLYYEKEYVLGAFKEVAAYLGNKYNESFEEIYTEMTIILDTMGRGQIFDIICDKHGFDEKIEDLVDIYRASKPKLKLYDDSKEVMVWARNAGYKLGIITDGCVQVQKNKVEALEINKYVDCIVLTDELGREFWKPNEKPYKLMLKELEVSADECVYIGDNPVKDFIGARKLGLRTIRIIRENGDHISKRLGIEFEADDEVVNLKEIKELI; encoded by the coding sequence TTGATAAAGGCTTTGATTTTTGATTTAGATGATACTTTGTATTATGAAAAAGAGTATGTTTTGGGAGCTTTTAAAGAAGTTGCAGCTTATCTTGGAAATAAGTACAATGAATCATTTGAAGAGATATATACAGAGATGACAATAATTCTTGATACCATGGGAAGAGGACAGATTTTTGATATAATTTGTGATAAACATGGTTTTGATGAGAAAATCGAAGATTTAGTTGATATATATAGAGCTTCAAAACCTAAATTAAAGCTTTATGATGACAGTAAAGAAGTTATGGTTTGGGCAAGGAATGCTGGTTATAAGTTGGGGATAATTACAGATGGATGTGTTCAAGTTCAGAAGAATAAGGTTGAAGCATTAGAAATTAATAAATATGTAGATTGTATTGTTCTTACTGATGAACTTGGCAGGGAATTTTGGAAACCTAATGAGAAACCATACAAGCTAATGTTGAAGGAACTTGAGGTATCTGCTGATGAATGTGTTTATATAGGAGATAATCCTGTTAAAGATTTTATTGGAGCAAGAAAGCTTGGATTGAGAACAATAAGAATAATAAGGGAAAATGGTGACCATATAAGCAAGAGATTAGGTATTGAATTTGAAGCAGATGATGAAGTCGTCAATTTAAAAGAGATAAAAGAATTAATCTAA